A genomic segment from Scomber japonicus isolate fScoJap1 chromosome 11, fScoJap1.pri, whole genome shotgun sequence encodes:
- the tbl1x gene encoding F-box-like/WD repeat-containing protein TBL1X: MSITSDEVNFLVYRYLQESGFSHSAFTFGIESHISQSNINGTLVPPAALISILQKGLQYVEAEISINEDGTVFDGRPIESLSLIDAVMPDVVQTRQQAFRDKLAQQQAACAMSASTSGNQSNAPKNGEATVNGGEENGTHNMNNHCEPMEMDVDVEIPASKATVLRGHESEVFICAWNSVSDLLASGSGDSTARIWNLNEKNNSNSTQLVLRHCIREGGQDVPSNKDVTSLDWNSDGTLLATGSYDGFARIWTKDGNLASTLGQHKGPIFALKWNKKGNFILSAGVDKTTIIWDAHTGEAKQQFPFHSAPALDVDWQNNTTFASCSTDMCIHVCRLGSDRPLKTFQGHTNEVNAIKWDPSGMLLASCSDDMTLKIWSMKQESCVHDLQAHSKEIYTIKWSPTGPGTSNPNSNIMLASASFDSTVRLWDVERGVCIHTLTKHQEPVYSVAFSPDGKHLASGSFDKCVHIWNTTTGALVHSYRGTGGIFEVCWNSTGDKVGASASDGSVCVLDLRK; encoded by the exons ATGAGTATTACCAGTGACGAAGTGAACTTCTTGGTCTACAGATACCTCCAAGAATCAG gtTTCTCCCACTCAGCATTCACCTTTGGCATCGAGAGCCACATCAGCCAGTCTAACATCAATGGAACATTAGTGCCCCCTGCAGCCCTCATCTCCATCCTGCAGAAAGGGCTTCAGTATGTGGAGGCAGAAATCAGCATCAATGAG GACGGTACAGTCTTCGACGGTCGGCCAATTGAGTCTCTGTCGCTCATCGACGCAGTAATGCCAGATGTGGTGCAGACGCGGCAGCAGGCCTTCCGCGACAAATTAGCCCAACAGCAGGCCGCCTGTGCTATGTCAGCTTCAACCTCTGGAAACCAGTCCAATGCACCAAAGAACGGAGAAGCCACTGTCAACGGGGGGGAGGAGAATGGCACTCACAACATGA ATAACCACTGTGAGCCCATGGAgatggatgtggatgtggagaTACCAGCCAGTAAAGCCACAGTGCTCCGAGGCCACGAGTCTGAAGTGTTCATCTGTGCCTGGAACTCTGTCAGCGATCTGCTGGCTTCAGG CTCGGGGGACTCCACAGCCAGAATCTGGAACCTCAACGAGAAAAATAACTCCAACTCCACCCAGCTGGTGCTGCGCCACTGTATCCGAGAAGGTGGCCAGGATGTCCCCAGCAACAAAGATGTCACCTCACTAGACTGGAAT AGCGATGGGACGCTCTTAGCAACGGGCTCATATGATGGATTTGCCAGGATATGGACAAAGGATG GAAATCTGGCAAGCACCTTGGGGCAGCACAAAGGGCCCATATTTGCACTCAAGTGGAACAAGAAGGGGAACTTCATTCTCAGTGCTGGTGTAGATAAG ACTACGATCATTTGGGATGCACACACAGGAGAAGCCAAGCAGCAGTTCCCTTTTCACTCAG CTCCAGCACTGGATGTCGACTGGCAGAACAACACCACCTTTGCCTCCTGCAGCACAGACATGTGCATCCACGTATGTCGCCTCGGCAGTGACCGACCCCTCAAGACCTTTCAGGGCCATACG AATGAAGTTAATGCCATTAAATGGGATCCATCAGGTATGCTGCTTGCTTCCTGCTCAGATGACATGACATTAAAG ATTTGGAGTATGAAGCAGGAGTCCTGTGTCCACGATCTCCAGGCTCATAGTAAAGAGATCTACACTATCAAGTGGAGCCCCACAGGCCCCGGCACGAGCAACCCCAACTCCAACATCATGCTTGCCAG TGCATCTTTTGATTCAACTGTGCGACTGTGGGATGTTGAACGGGGGGTTTGTattcacacactgacaaagCACCAGGAACCTGTCTACAGTGTGGCCTTCAGCCCTGACGGAAAGCACCTGGCTAGTGGCTCGTTTGATAAGTGTGTCCATATCTGGAACACCACG ACTGGAGCCTTGGTGCACAGCTACAGGGGTACCGGTGGTATTTTCGAGGTGTGCTGGAACAGCACCGGTGACAAAGTTGGTGCCAGTGCGTCAGACGGCTCG GTATGCGTTCTTGATCTCCGAAAATAG